The following are encoded in a window of Bacillus sp. SORGH_AS_0510 genomic DNA:
- a CDS encoding deoxynucleoside kinase: MSIVIGGMIGLGKTSVADTLNAHFKNKGIESKVFYESVDDNPILPLYYELTPEELDARRIPFLLQLFFLNKRFKTVKDCINWSEPIYTIQDRSIYEDWYFAYVNKNLGRISSLEFKIYEDLVDNMLEELKELPKKAPDLMVYLKGSFDTVIDRIMARGRSFEINPELKEYYFEVWKGYDEWVMNQYDASEVLVIDMDTTDVVKSKADAERVCREVDEKLKAILNITEAHIG; encoded by the coding sequence GTGAGTATCGTTATAGGTGGTATGATTGGTCTAGGAAAAACCAGTGTGGCTGATACCTTAAATGCACACTTTAAAAATAAAGGAATTGAAAGTAAGGTGTTTTATGAATCGGTGGATGACAATCCGATTCTCCCTCTTTATTATGAGTTGACACCCGAAGAATTGGATGCACGAAGAATTCCATTCCTCTTACAATTATTTTTCTTAAACAAACGCTTTAAGACGGTCAAAGATTGTATCAACTGGAGTGAACCAATTTATACGATTCAAGATCGTTCAATTTATGAAGACTGGTATTTTGCATATGTAAATAAAAACTTAGGCAGAATTTCAAGCTTAGAGTTCAAGATTTATGAAGATCTGGTAGATAATATGTTAGAAGAACTGAAGGAGCTTCCTAAGAAGGCACCTGATTTAATGGTTTATTTAAAAGGTTCCTTCGATACGGTCATTGACCGGATTATGGCCCGCGGCAGAAGCTTTGAAATTAACCCTGAGCTGAAAGAGTATTATTTTGAAGTGTGGAAGGGTTATGATGAGTGGGTAATGAATCAGTATGACGCAAGTGAAGTCTTAGTGATTGACATGGACACAACGGATGTTGTGAAAAGTAAAGCAGATGCTGAAAGAGTATGTCGTGAAGTGGATGAAAAATTAAAAGCGATCCTTAATATAACAGAAGCACATATTGGGTAA
- the pdxS gene encoding pyridoxal 5'-phosphate synthase lyase subunit PdxS gives MKTGTELVKRGMAEMQKGGVIMDVVNAEQAKIAEEAGAVAVMALERVPSDIRAAGGVARMADPRIVEEVLNAVSIPVMAKARIGHIVEARVLEAMGVDYIDESEVLTPADEEYHLYKSDFTVPFVCGCRDLGEAARRIGEGASMLRTKGEPGTGNIVEAVRHIRKVNAQVRKVVGMNEDELMTEAKLLGAPFELLLEIKRLGRLPVVNFAAGGVATPADAALMMQLGADGVFVGSGIFKSENPAKFARAIVEATTHYQDYKLIAELSKDLGTPMKGIEISSLAPESRMQERGW, from the coding sequence ATGAAAACAGGTACAGAACTCGTAAAACGCGGTATGGCTGAAATGCAAAAGGGCGGCGTAATCATGGATGTTGTGAATGCTGAACAGGCAAAAATTGCTGAAGAAGCAGGCGCAGTGGCAGTAATGGCATTAGAGCGGGTGCCTTCAGATATCCGTGCAGCTGGTGGCGTAGCAAGAATGGCTGACCCTAGAATAGTTGAAGAGGTACTTAATGCTGTTTCAATCCCTGTAATGGCTAAGGCAAGAATTGGTCATATTGTAGAAGCAAGAGTGCTTGAAGCAATGGGTGTTGACTATATTGACGAAAGTGAAGTCTTAACACCAGCTGATGAAGAGTACCATTTATATAAGAGTGATTTTACTGTTCCATTTGTTTGCGGTTGTCGTGACCTGGGTGAGGCTGCACGCCGTATTGGTGAAGGAGCTTCTATGCTTCGTACCAAAGGTGAGCCGGGAACAGGAAATATTGTTGAAGCCGTTCGTCATATCCGTAAGGTGAATGCACAGGTTCGTAAAGTCGTTGGAATGAATGAAGATGAACTAATGACAGAAGCGAAGCTTTTAGGGGCTCCATTTGAATTGCTTCTTGAAATTAAGCGTCTTGGACGTCTTCCAGTAGTTAACTTTGCAGCTGGCGGTGTAGCCACTCCTGCAGATGCTGCCCTTATGATGCAGTTAGGTGCAGACGGAGTGTTTGTAGGCTCTGGTATCTTTAAATCAGAAAACCCTGCAAAATTTGCTAGAGCGATTGTTGAAGCAACTACTCACTACCAAGACTATAAGTTAATTGCGGAACTTTCAAAGGATCTTGGAACACCAATGAAGGGAATTGAAATTTCCTCCCTAGCACCAGAATCACGCATGCAAGAAAGAGGATGGTAA
- a CDS encoding deoxynucleoside kinase: MGDTPFITVEGPIGVGKTSLAKAISEHFQFALLKEIVDENPFLGKFYDNIEEWSFQTEMFFLCNRFKQLGDINTHYLSQNQSVVADYHIFKNLIFAQRTLNPEEYQKYYKIYQILTEDMPKPNVIIYLNASLDTLLKRIKLRGREVEKNISPLYLEQLSIDYENAIAIFEKEHPEIPVLRFSGDELDFVQNENDLNHIIEKLTLSLKTCSWTNI, from the coding sequence ATGGGGGATACACCCTTTATTACGGTTGAAGGGCCGATTGGTGTTGGGAAAACATCGCTCGCAAAAGCCATTTCAGAGCATTTTCAATTTGCGTTACTTAAAGAGATTGTGGATGAAAACCCATTTTTAGGGAAATTTTACGACAACATCGAGGAATGGAGTTTCCAGACGGAAATGTTTTTCCTCTGCAATCGCTTTAAGCAATTAGGGGACATCAATACCCATTACTTAAGTCAAAATCAATCTGTTGTTGCAGACTATCATATTTTTAAGAATTTGATTTTTGCACAAAGAACTTTAAATCCGGAAGAATACCAAAAGTATTATAAGATATATCAAATTCTTACCGAAGATATGCCAAAGCCAAATGTCATTATTTATTTAAATGCCAGCTTAGATACATTGTTAAAACGAATCAAGCTTAGAGGGCGCGAGGTTGAAAAAAATATTAGCCCATTATATTTAGAACAGCTCTCCATCGACTATGAAAATGCCATAGCGATTTTTGAAAAAGAACATCCAGAAATACCTGTTCTTCGCTTTAGCGGCGATGAGTTAGATTTCGTGCAAAACGAAAATGATCTAAACCATATTATTGAAAAATTAACCTTATCGTTAAAAACTTGCAGCTGGACAAACATATAG
- the gyrA gene encoding DNA gyrase subunit A — translation MAETPSSQIKEINISQEMKSSFLDYAMSVIVSRALPDVRDGLKPVHRRILYAMHDLGMHSDKPYKKSARIVGDVIGKYHPHGDSAVYETMVRMAQDFNYRYMLVDGHGNFGSVDGDAAAAMRYTESRMSKISMELLRDINKDTIDYQDNYDGEEKEPVVLPARFPNLLVNGTTGIAVGMATNIPPHQLGEVIDGVLALSHDPEITTQELMEIIPGPDFPTGGIILGRSGIRKAYETGRGSITIRAKVEIEQKSNGKEVIIVNELPYQVNKAKLIEKIAELARDKKIEGITDLRDESDRRGMRIVIEVRKDANANVLLNNLYKQTALQTSFGINTLALVGGQPKVLSLKQCLVHYLDHQRVVIRRRTEFELRKAEARAHILDGLRIALDNLDAVISLIRSSQTTDIAREGLMTTFNLSEKQAQAILDMRLQRLTGLEREKIEEEYQNLMKLIAELKAILADEEKVLEIIREELTEIKERFNDTRRTEIVTGGIENIEDEDLIPRENIVISLTHNGYIKRLPVSTYRAQRRGGRGIQGMGTNEDDFVEHLITTSTHDTILFFTNKGKVYRSKGYEIPEYSRTAKGIPIINLLGIEKGEWVNAIIPVEEFVDDWFLFFTTKEGVSKRSPLTSFANIRNNGLIALSLREGDELISARLTDGNKHMIIGTKKGMLIHFPETDVRSMGRTATGVKGITLDSDDEVVGMEVLEENNDVLIVTKNGYGKRTPASEYRVQGRGGKGIKTCQVTDKNGPLVSMRAVTGEEDLMLITTGGVLIRIDVAGISKMGRSTQGVKLISMKESENEFVATVAKVEKEEASQEANIDDIEDNSAEETQEVNTPDSEE, via the coding sequence ATGGCTGAAACACCAAGTTCTCAAATAAAAGAGATTAATATTAGTCAGGAGATGAAATCTTCTTTCCTTGATTATGCGATGAGTGTTATTGTTTCTCGTGCCCTTCCAGATGTTCGTGATGGGTTAAAACCTGTTCATCGCCGTATTCTTTATGCAATGCATGATTTAGGTATGCATTCGGACAAACCATATAAAAAATCCGCACGTATTGTTGGGGATGTAATCGGTAAGTATCACCCCCATGGTGATTCTGCCGTTTATGAAACAATGGTACGTATGGCACAGGATTTCAACTATCGATATATGCTCGTTGATGGGCATGGAAACTTCGGTTCTGTAGACGGGGACGCAGCAGCAGCAATGCGTTATACAGAATCAAGAATGTCCAAAATATCAATGGAATTATTAAGAGATATAAACAAAGACACCATTGATTATCAAGATAACTATGACGGTGAAGAAAAAGAGCCGGTTGTTTTACCAGCAAGATTCCCAAATTTATTGGTTAACGGAACGACAGGTATTGCTGTTGGTATGGCTACAAATATACCACCGCATCAGCTTGGAGAGGTAATTGATGGAGTGTTAGCACTCAGTCATGACCCAGAAATTACTACGCAGGAATTAATGGAGATTATTCCTGGTCCTGATTTCCCAACTGGCGGAATAATTCTTGGTCGAAGTGGTATTCGTAAGGCTTACGAAACGGGCAGAGGCTCCATAACAATCCGAGCAAAAGTAGAAATTGAACAAAAGTCTAACGGTAAGGAAGTTATCATTGTAAATGAGCTGCCATATCAGGTAAATAAGGCAAAGTTAATCGAAAAAATTGCGGAATTAGCTCGTGATAAAAAAATTGAAGGCATCACCGATTTGCGAGATGAATCTGACCGTAGAGGAATGCGAATCGTTATTGAAGTTCGTAAAGACGCTAATGCAAATGTCCTTTTAAATAACTTATATAAACAAACGGCACTTCAAACCAGCTTCGGTATTAACACTTTAGCACTTGTTGGTGGACAGCCGAAGGTATTGAGCCTAAAGCAATGCTTAGTTCACTATCTAGATCATCAAAGAGTAGTCATTCGTAGAAGAACTGAATTTGAATTGCGAAAAGCAGAAGCACGGGCCCATATTTTAGATGGTTTAAGAATTGCTTTGGACAATCTTGATGCGGTTATTAGTTTAATTCGCAGTTCACAAACAACAGATATTGCGAGAGAAGGATTAATGACTACATTCAATCTCTCTGAAAAGCAGGCGCAAGCGATCCTTGATATGCGTCTACAACGCTTAACAGGATTAGAAAGAGAAAAGATTGAAGAAGAGTACCAAAACTTAATGAAGTTAATTGCAGAATTAAAGGCTATTTTAGCTGATGAAGAAAAGGTGCTTGAGATTATCCGTGAGGAATTAACTGAAATTAAAGAGCGTTTCAATGATACACGTCGTACAGAAATTGTAACTGGCGGAATTGAGAACATTGAAGATGAGGACTTAATTCCTCGTGAAAATATTGTCATCTCATTAACTCATAATGGCTATATTAAACGTCTTCCGGTTTCTACATACCGCGCCCAAAGACGTGGCGGCCGAGGAATTCAAGGCATGGGAACAAATGAAGATGATTTCGTTGAACATTTAATCACCACATCTACGCATGATACCATCCTTTTCTTTACCAACAAAGGGAAGGTATATCGTTCTAAAGGATACGAGATTCCAGAATATAGCCGTACAGCTAAAGGAATTCCAATCATCAACCTTCTTGGAATTGAAAAAGGTGAGTGGGTAAATGCAATTATCCCTGTTGAAGAATTTGTGGATGATTGGTTCCTATTCTTTACAACAAAAGAGGGTGTTTCTAAACGTTCTCCGTTAACATCATTTGCAAATATCCGAAACAATGGACTTATTGCGTTAAGCTTGCGTGAAGGGGACGAACTAATTTCAGCTCGTCTGACTGATGGAAATAAACATATGATTATTGGAACGAAAAAAGGTATGTTAATCCACTTCCCTGAAACGGATGTAAGGTCCATGGGAAGAACAGCAACAGGAGTAAAGGGAATCACCCTTGATTCCGACGATGAAGTGGTTGGAATGGAAGTGTTAGAAGAGAACAATGATGTTCTTATTGTAACCAAGAATGGTTATGGTAAACGCACTCCTGCATCAGAATATCGCGTCCAGGGAAGAGGCGGTAAAGGGATTAAGACTTGCCAAGTGACCGATAAAAACGGTCCGCTGGTTTCAATGAGAGCAGTGACAGGTGAAGAAGATCTTATGTTAATTACAACTGGCGGGGTACTGATCAGAATTGATGTAGCAGGAATTTCTAAAATGGGCCGTAGCACGCAAGGTGTCAAACTTATTAGTATGAAAGAAAGCGAAAACGAGTTTGTTGCGACAGTAGCTAAAGTAGAGAAAGAAGAGGCATCGCAAGAAGCAAACATTGATGACATTGAAGACAACAGTGCCGAGGAAACACAGGAAGTAAATACTCCTGACAGTGAAGAATAA
- the serS gene encoding serine--tRNA ligase, producing the protein MLDIKVLRANFAEVKEKLQNRGEDLTDLGRFEELDQKRRELIVESEKLKSKRNEVTQQVAALKREKQDADHLIKEMREVGDQIKALDEELRGVEETLEMLLLSIPNIPHESVPVGETEDDNIEIRKWGQVRDFEFEAKPHWDVADQLGILDFERAGKVTGSRFVFYKGLGARLERALISFMLDLHVDEHGYTEILPPYLVNRTSMTGTGQLPKFEEDAFLIESEDYFLIPTAEVPVTNYHRDEILSGEELPIRFAAYSACFRSEAGSAGRDTRGLIRQHQFNKVELVKFVKPEDSYEELEKLTNDAERVLQLLELPYRVLSMCTGDLGFTAAKKYDIEVWIPSYGTYREISSCSNFEAFQARRANIRFRRDPKAKPEHVHTLNGSGLAIGRTVAAILENYQQEDGSVIIPTVLRPYMGNRDIIKSM; encoded by the coding sequence ATGCTGGATATTAAAGTCCTAAGAGCAAATTTTGCTGAAGTAAAAGAAAAGCTTCAGAATCGTGGAGAAGATCTAACCGATCTTGGCCGATTCGAGGAACTAGACCAAAAGCGACGCGAACTGATCGTAGAATCTGAAAAACTTAAGAGCAAACGAAACGAGGTTACTCAGCAAGTTGCCGCATTAAAACGCGAAAAGCAGGATGCGGACCACTTAATTAAAGAAATGCGTGAGGTCGGCGATCAAATTAAAGCACTTGATGAAGAGCTTCGCGGAGTAGAAGAAACATTAGAAATGTTACTTCTAAGCATCCCGAATATTCCTCATGAAAGTGTTCCTGTAGGGGAAACAGAAGACGATAATATCGAAATCCGAAAATGGGGCCAGGTCCGTGACTTTGAATTCGAAGCAAAGCCGCACTGGGACGTTGCTGATCAGTTAGGGATCCTTGATTTTGAACGTGCGGGCAAAGTAACGGGAAGCCGCTTTGTTTTTTACAAAGGATTAGGGGCACGTTTAGAGCGAGCACTTATAAGCTTTATGCTTGATTTGCATGTGGATGAACATGGCTATACAGAAATCCTGCCTCCTTACTTAGTAAACCGTACAAGTATGACAGGAACAGGACAATTGCCAAAGTTTGAAGAGGATGCCTTCTTAATCGAGAGCGAAGATTATTTCCTTATTCCAACAGCAGAAGTGCCTGTCACAAACTATCACCGTGATGAGATTTTAAGTGGGGAAGAGCTTCCAATCCGCTTTGCGGCCTATAGCGCATGCTTCCGTTCTGAGGCAGGCTCTGCTGGACGTGATACAAGAGGATTGATTCGTCAGCACCAATTCAATAAGGTTGAACTTGTTAAGTTCGTGAAGCCAGAGGACTCTTATGAAGAGCTTGAAAAGCTAACGAATGATGCGGAACGTGTTCTACAATTACTTGAGCTTCCATACCGTGTGCTAAGCATGTGTACGGGTGACCTCGGCTTTACGGCTGCGAAGAAGTATGATATTGAAGTTTGGATTCCAAGCTATGGAACATATCGTGAGATTTCTTCTTGCAGTAACTTTGAAGCTTTTCAGGCGAGACGAGCAAATATTCGCTTCCGTCGTGATCCGAAAGCGAAGCCGGAACATGTGCATACACTAAATGGATCTGGCCTTGCAATTGGCCGCACGGTCGCAGCCATCCTTGAGAACTATCAGCAAGAGGACGGCAGTGTCATCATACCGACGGTTTTACGTCCATATATGGGCAATCGTGATATAATTAAATCTATGTAA
- the guaB gene encoding IMP dehydrogenase, with amino-acid sequence MWESKFVKEGLTFDDVLLIPGKSEVLPRDVSLKVELSPSVKLNIPIISAGMDTVTESEMAISMARQGGLGIIHKNMTIEQQAEQVEKVKRSESGVITDPFFLTPEHQVYDAEHLMGKYRISGVPIVNNLEEQKLIGIITNRDLRFIQDQDYSFKIADVMTRENLVTAPVGTTLKEAEMILQRYKIEKLPLVNEEGVLKGLITIKDIEKVIEFPHSAKDKQGRLLAGAAVGVTSDTMKRVDMLVKANVDVIVVDTAHGHSKGVLDTVKEIRTAYPQLTIIAGNVATAEATKDLFEAGADVVKVGIGPGSICTTRVVAGVGVPQITAIYDCATEAMKHGKTIIADGGIKYSGDIVKALAAGGHAVMLGSLLAGVSESPGETEIFQGRRFKVYRGMGSVAAMEKGSKDRYFQEDNKKFVPEGIEGRIPYKGPLSETIYQLIGGLRSGMGYCGTKDLESLRTKAQFVKMTGAGLRESHPHDVQITKEAPNYSL; translated from the coding sequence ATGTGGGAAAGTAAATTTGTAAAAGAAGGTTTAACGTTTGATGATGTATTATTAATTCCGGGCAAATCAGAAGTATTACCAAGAGATGTAAGTCTTAAAGTGGAATTATCGCCAAGTGTAAAGCTCAATATCCCAATTATAAGTGCGGGAATGGATACAGTAACGGAATCAGAAATGGCGATTTCTATGGCGCGCCAAGGCGGTTTAGGTATTATCCATAAAAACATGACCATTGAACAACAGGCAGAACAGGTAGAAAAGGTAAAAAGATCTGAAAGTGGCGTCATAACCGATCCATTTTTCCTAACGCCAGAACATCAGGTATATGATGCAGAACACCTAATGGGGAAATATAGAATCTCTGGGGTACCGATTGTAAATAACCTGGAGGAGCAAAAACTAATTGGTATTATTACAAATAGAGATTTACGCTTTATCCAAGACCAGGATTATTCTTTTAAGATTGCTGATGTTATGACAAGAGAAAATCTTGTTACAGCACCAGTTGGAACCACATTGAAAGAGGCGGAAATGATTCTTCAGCGTTACAAAATAGAGAAACTTCCACTCGTAAATGAAGAAGGCGTGTTAAAAGGGTTAATAACGATTAAAGATATTGAAAAGGTCATTGAATTCCCACACTCTGCTAAAGATAAGCAAGGACGTCTATTAGCAGGGGCAGCTGTTGGGGTAACTAGTGATACAATGAAGCGTGTAGATATGCTTGTAAAGGCAAACGTGGATGTCATAGTGGTGGATACAGCTCACGGTCATTCAAAGGGTGTTCTCGACACAGTAAAGGAAATTAGAACAGCATACCCACAACTGACGATTATCGCAGGAAATGTGGCTACAGCGGAAGCGACAAAGGATCTGTTTGAAGCAGGGGCAGATGTTGTTAAAGTAGGTATCGGACCTGGATCGATTTGTACAACGAGGGTTGTAGCCGGTGTAGGTGTTCCACAAATTACCGCGATATACGATTGTGCAACTGAAGCCATGAAGCATGGAAAGACGATTATTGCCGATGGCGGGATTAAATACTCTGGGGATATTGTAAAGGCATTGGCTGCAGGCGGACATGCTGTTATGCTAGGCAGTCTATTAGCAGGGGTATCAGAAAGTCCTGGTGAAACAGAAATCTTCCAAGGACGCCGCTTTAAGGTATATCGTGGTATGGGCTCTGTAGCTGCTATGGAAAAGGGGTCTAAGGACCGATATTTCCAAGAGGATAATAAGAAATTTGTTCCTGAAGGAATTGAAGGAAGAATTCCTTATAAAGGGCCATTGTCCGAAACGATTTACCAGCTTATTGGTGGTCTTAGATCTGGTATGGGGTATTGCGGAACAAAGGACCTGGAATCCCTAAGAACAAAAGCACAATTTGTGAAGATGACAGGTGCGGGGTTAAGAGAAAGTCACCCTCATGATGTACAAATTACAAAGGAAGCACCAAACTATTCCCTATAA
- a CDS encoding D-alanyl-D-alanine carboxypeptidase family protein produces the protein MILFFSLFAGVNQAKAEAALNINADGAILVDAETGKVLYEKNADNVLGIASMTKMMTEYILLDSVKKGKVKWDQEYHVSDLVYKISQRRDLSNVPLRADGTYTVRELYEAMAIYSANAATIAIAEIIGGSETNFVKKMNEKAKALGLKDYKFVNSTGLNNRDYKGEQPEGTGAEEENVMSSRAVAKLAFHLINDFPDVLKTASTPKKVFREGTDDQINMINWNWMLPTLDYGYKGMDGLKTGTTDFAGYCFTGTASRDGKRFITVVQNAKDASGQGGYKARFEETRKMMDYAFSNYTTEQIVPKHYQVKGHKTLPVTKGKEDQVKIYTKSAIKMVVLNGEKNNYKPVLVLDKKKVNSKGEITAPVKKGETVGYVTIKPKNGEKVSFLTEEGQKKVKVDVIAGQDVEKANWFVLMMRGIGNFFGNVWDGISSTVKGWF, from the coding sequence ATGATTCTGTTTTTTAGTTTATTTGCTGGTGTAAACCAAGCTAAGGCAGAAGCAGCATTAAATATTAATGCCGATGGTGCAATACTAGTTGATGCTGAGACAGGTAAAGTTTTATATGAAAAAAATGCTGATAATGTACTAGGGATTGCCAGCATGACGAAGATGATGACGGAGTATATCCTACTTGATTCAGTAAAAAAGGGTAAAGTAAAGTGGGATCAGGAGTACCATGTCTCTGACCTTGTATACAAAATTTCACAACGTCGTGACCTATCTAATGTTCCGTTACGCGCAGATGGTACTTACACGGTAAGAGAGCTATATGAGGCTATGGCTATTTACTCAGCTAATGCAGCTACTATTGCCATTGCAGAAATTATTGGTGGCTCTGAAACAAACTTTGTTAAGAAAATGAATGAAAAAGCAAAAGCGCTAGGTTTAAAGGATTATAAATTTGTTAACTCGACAGGTTTAAATAACCGAGATTATAAGGGAGAACAACCAGAAGGTACAGGGGCAGAAGAAGAAAACGTAATGTCCTCTCGTGCTGTTGCTAAACTGGCCTTCCATTTAATTAATGATTTCCCAGACGTGTTAAAAACAGCAAGTACGCCTAAGAAAGTCTTCCGTGAAGGAACAGATGACCAGATTAATATGATTAACTGGAACTGGATGCTTCCAACACTTGATTATGGATATAAAGGAATGGACGGGCTTAAGACTGGAACAACTGATTTTGCTGGGTATTGCTTCACAGGTACGGCGAGCCGTGATGGGAAACGATTTATCACAGTTGTACAAAATGCCAAGGATGCCAGCGGCCAGGGCGGATATAAGGCGCGTTTTGAAGAAACAAGAAAAATGATGGATTATGCTTTTAGTAATTATACAACGGAACAGATCGTTCCTAAGCATTACCAAGTAAAAGGTCACAAAACACTTCCTGTTACAAAGGGGAAGGAAGACCAAGTAAAAATTTATACGAAGTCAGCTATTAAAATGGTTGTTCTGAATGGTGAAAAGAATAACTACAAACCAGTTCTTGTCTTGGATAAGAAAAAAGTAAACAGTAAGGGTGAAATTACTGCACCTGTTAAAAAGGGTGAAACCGTAGGGTATGTAACCATTAAACCTAAAAACGGTGAAAAGGTTTCATTCTTAACAGAAGAAGGACAAAAGAAAGTCAAAGTAGATGTCATAGCTGGGCAAGATGTTGAAAAAGCCAATTGGTTTGTTCTCATGATGCGCGGCATCGGCAACTTCTTTGGAAATGTATGGGACGGGATTTCTTCTACTGTAAAAGGTTGGTTTTAA
- a CDS encoding YaaC family protein, giving the protein MNIEYKGWKSYSSFFSAEYCQRYLKSSYQRHRIDLPEQKSYENGYAFLYYLEHGKIYYEQAEKSPLILKPILLFYGLVHLIKACILTTDPSYPETTAVLAHGVSTRKRKKQNYLFFQDEVKLQKNGLFPFMSEKLFHMKQLEGEKVVMEELLQLIPELDELFYLLLGKRTFVQLAEDDGRLIIPEGILDSYHMTEGRLKEFLLSKFEHPIEFASEGLSFSMSSTKGYSPLKVNLENQCYVLPLNKSGLYHFPELLVHYLLLYNLSMIARYETEWWSELTKMMPNQDYPFIQSFLEVTLQKGPFLIYQYLMKT; this is encoded by the coding sequence TTGAATATTGAATATAAAGGGTGGAAAAGCTACTCTAGCTTTTTTTCAGCCGAATATTGCCAGCGTTATTTAAAGAGCAGCTATCAAAGGCATCGAATAGATCTTCCAGAACAAAAAAGCTATGAAAACGGGTACGCCTTTCTTTATTATCTTGAGCATGGAAAAATTTATTATGAGCAGGCTGAAAAATCTCCGCTTATTTTAAAGCCTATTTTATTATTTTATGGACTTGTCCATTTAATAAAGGCCTGTATCTTAACAACAGATCCTTCCTATCCTGAAACAACGGCCGTCTTAGCCCATGGAGTATCGACGAGGAAAAGGAAAAAGCAAAATTACCTCTTTTTCCAAGATGAAGTGAAACTACAAAAAAATGGACTTTTCCCCTTCATGTCTGAAAAATTGTTTCACATGAAACAATTAGAAGGGGAGAAAGTCGTAATGGAGGAATTATTACAGCTTATACCGGAGTTAGATGAATTATTCTACTTACTTTTGGGAAAAAGGACATTTGTCCAGTTAGCCGAAGATGACGGTCGTTTAATTATACCAGAAGGCATCTTGGACTCTTATCATATGACTGAAGGTAGATTGAAGGAATTTCTCCTGTCTAAATTTGAACACCCCATTGAATTTGCTAGTGAGGGGCTTTCTTTTTCAATGAGTTCAACAAAGGGCTACTCACCTCTAAAAGTAAATCTAGAAAATCAATGTTATGTTCTCCCGTTAAATAAAAGCGGTTTGTATCACTTTCCTGAGCTGCTAGTTCATTATTTACTGCTCTACAATTTAAGTATGATTGCCCGCTATGAAACGGAATGGTGGAGTGAATTAACGAAAATGATGCCTAATCAGGATTATCCATTTATCCAATCCTTTTTGGAGGTCACCCTGCAAAAAGGACCGTTTTTAATTTACCAGTACCTAATGAAAACGTAA
- the pdxT gene encoding pyridoxal 5'-phosphate synthase glutaminase subunit PdxT: MIKIGVLALQGAVREHIRSLEACGVEAVAVKRKDELQDLDGLILPGGESTAMRRLIDKYDFMGDLKEFARSGKPVFGTCAGLILLAKQLVGYDEPHIGVMDIQVERNSFGRQVDSFEADLSIKDVAESFPAVFIRAPHIVEAGEDVEILCKHNDRIVAARDGQFLGCSFHPELTDDHRMTAYFVEMVKEAKQKQRI, from the coding sequence ATGATTAAGATCGGTGTTCTCGCCCTGCAAGGAGCGGTTCGTGAACATATTCGGTCACTTGAGGCCTGCGGTGTAGAGGCAGTAGCTGTGAAGCGTAAGGACGAGTTACAAGACCTAGATGGCTTGATCCTTCCTGGTGGAGAAAGCACAGCAATGCGCCGCTTGATTGACAAATATGATTTCATGGGTGATTTAAAGGAATTTGCTCGTAGTGGAAAGCCTGTGTTTGGGACATGCGCTGGACTGATTCTTTTAGCAAAGCAACTTGTGGGTTATGATGAGCCTCATATCGGAGTGATGGACATTCAGGTAGAACGCAACTCATTTGGCCGTCAAGTGGACAGCTTTGAAGCAGACCTTTCTATTAAGGATGTAGCAGAGAGTTTCCCAGCCGTGTTCATTCGTGCGCCGCACATCGTTGAAGCGGGAGAAGATGTGGAGATTTTGTGTAAGCATAATGACCGCATTGTGGCCGCACGGGACGGGCAATTTCTAGGATGCTCCTTCCATCCAGAGTTAACAGATGATCACCGCATGACCGCATACTTCGTTGAGATGGTAAAAGAAGCGAAACAAAAGCAACGAATATAG